In Blattabacterium cuenoti, the following proteins share a genomic window:
- the rpsU gene encoding 30S ribosomal protein S21, with protein sequence MILITTVREGESIDKALKKCKKKFDKTRVLKEFREKQQYIKPSEGRRNEILRAKYRERMKLKKEE encoded by the coding sequence ATGATCTTAATTACCACTGTTAGAGAAGGAGAATCAATTGATAAAGCTTTGAAAAAATGTAAAAAAAAATTTGATAAAACTCGTGTTTTAAAAGAGTTTAGAGAAAAACAACAATATATAAAACCTTCTGAAGGAAGAAGAAATGAAATATTGAGAGCAAAATATAGAGAACGTATGAAATTGAAAAAAGAAGAATAG
- the lpdA gene encoding dihydrolipoyl dehydrogenase, producing MKNLYDLVIIGSGPGGYISAIRASQLGLRTAIIEKYQKLGGTCLNVGCIPSKSLLDSSKYFFLAKKKYSSHGIFFEKLFMDFRKMMDRKNKIVENINNGIKYLMKKNKIDLYQGIGSFKTKNILSVTDIKSLEKEKKIQFKYCIISTGSKPLCLSQLNFNIENRIISSTEALNLKEIPKKLIIIGGGIIGLELGSIFNRLGSKIIIIETMDKIISNMDNSLSQEIRKILEKSSIQIETSLSVTSIFKKNDEEISVLAKYHNGKEVNFIGNYCLLSIGRTPYTKNMGLENIKIKINQKGFISVNDDLQTSINNIYAIGDVIGGKMLAHKAEEEGLYVVEHIAGKKPNKLNYDLIPSIIYTYPEVASVGRSENDIKKDKIECNIGIFPMKILGRARTSGCTDGFLKMISHKKTDEILGVHIIGDHAADMIMEASVAMEFRSSSEDIYRICHPHPTFSEAFKEAALLNFENRSIHM from the coding sequence ATGAAGAATTTATATGATCTTGTTATTATTGGATCTGGACCAGGAGGATATATATCCGCTATTAGAGCAAGTCAATTGGGACTCCGGACAGCTATTATAGAAAAGTATCAAAAATTAGGTGGAACATGTTTAAATGTAGGCTGTATACCTTCTAAATCTCTTTTAGATTCTTCTAAATATTTTTTTCTAGCTAAAAAAAAATATTCTTCACATGGAATTTTTTTTGAAAAATTATTTATGGATTTCAGAAAAATGATGGATAGAAAAAACAAAATAGTAGAAAATATAAATAATGGAATAAAATATTTAATGAAAAAAAATAAAATTGATTTGTATCAAGGAATCGGATCATTTAAAACCAAAAATATTCTGTCTGTAACAGATATAAAATCTTTGGAAAAAGAAAAAAAAATACAATTTAAATATTGCATAATATCCACAGGATCTAAACCTTTATGTTTATCCCAATTAAATTTTAATATAGAAAATAGAATTATTTCTTCAACAGAAGCTCTTAATTTAAAAGAAATTCCAAAAAAATTAATCATAATTGGAGGAGGAATAATTGGATTAGAGTTAGGTTCTATTTTTAATAGACTAGGAAGTAAAATTATCATCATAGAAACTATGGATAAAATTATATCAAATATGGATAATTCTTTAAGTCAAGAAATACGAAAAATATTAGAAAAATCATCCATTCAAATAGAGACTTCTTTATCTGTTACCAGTATATTTAAAAAAAATGATGAAGAAATATCTGTTTTAGCTAAATATCATAATGGAAAAGAAGTTAATTTCATAGGAAATTATTGTCTTCTATCAATAGGAAGAACCCCGTATACAAAAAATATGGGATTAGAAAATATAAAAATAAAAATAAATCAAAAAGGATTTATATCTGTAAACGATGATTTACAAACTTCCATTAACAATATATATGCTATAGGAGACGTTATAGGAGGAAAAATGTTAGCCCATAAGGCTGAAGAAGAAGGGTTATATGTAGTAGAACATATAGCGGGGAAAAAACCAAACAAATTAAATTACGACTTAATCCCATCAATAATTTATACTTATCCTGAAGTGGCCAGTGTTGGAAGATCAGAAAATGATATTAAAAAAGATAAAATAGAATGCAATATAGGAATTTTTCCTATGAAAATATTAGGAAGGGCTAGAACAAGTGGCTGTACAGACGGGTTCTTAAAAATGATCTCCCACAAAAAAACAGATGAGATTTTAGGAGTTCATATAATTGGAGATCACGCTGCAGATATGATTATGGAAGCATCTGTGGCTATGGAATTTAGATCCTCTTCAGAGGATATATATAGAATCTGCCATCCTCATCCCACTTTCAGTGAAGCATTCAAAGAAGCAGCTTTACTTAATTTTGAAAATCGTTCTATACATATGTAA
- a CDS encoding acyl-CoA reductase → MIQTFDKLGHFLKEVKEFYAYEKYLSKYYKKFFPIFQKIIKKTTIANNWFRIEDLLITFDQWGKILQKEKLEYWMSKYSFTNTKKKPKKILVIMPGNVPMVGFHDFLCVILSGHKIIIKLSEEDNLLLPFLCKIIINEKPTLKNKIKFTNNIFREKFDYVIATGNNNTARYFEYYFRKYPLLLRKNRTSVAVLQGTETEEELISLNRDILTYSGRGCRNVGKIFIPHNYDVHLILKKSFISEYITKNYKYTDNYKYYLSIFSMDKVRFQKNHFVLFKEEKNYHSPISVVYYEFYNNLNELKKTILENNNRMQCVVSKNFLEEEIPFGKTQYPKLEDYADKIDTLQFLN, encoded by the coding sequence ATGATTCAAACTTTTGATAAGTTAGGACATTTTCTTAAAGAAGTTAAGGAATTTTATGCATATGAAAAATATTTATCCAAATATTATAAAAAATTTTTTCCTATTTTTCAAAAAATTATTAAAAAGACAACTATTGCAAATAACTGGTTTAGAATAGAGGATTTATTAATAACTTTTGATCAATGGGGAAAAATTCTTCAAAAAGAAAAATTAGAATATTGGATGAGTAAATACTCTTTTACGAATACAAAGAAAAAACCTAAAAAAATTCTTGTTATTATGCCAGGAAATGTACCAATGGTAGGATTTCATGATTTTTTATGCGTTATTTTATCAGGACATAAGATCATAATTAAATTATCTGAAGAAGATAATTTACTACTTCCATTTTTATGTAAAATAATAATAAATGAAAAACCCACATTAAAAAATAAAATAAAATTTACAAATAACATTTTTCGTGAAAAATTTGATTATGTAATAGCTACTGGAAACAATAACACAGCCCGTTATTTTGAATATTATTTTAGAAAATATCCTCTTTTGCTAAGAAAAAATAGAACTTCTGTCGCTGTATTACAAGGAACTGAAACAGAAGAGGAATTAATTTCTTTAAATAGAGATATATTAACTTATTCAGGAAGGGGATGTAGAAATGTAGGAAAAATATTTATACCGCATAATTACGATGTTCATTTAATTTTAAAAAAATCATTTATATCTGAATATATTACAAAAAATTATAAGTATACAGATAATTATAAATATTATCTATCTATTTTTAGTATGGACAAAGTTCGTTTTCAAAAAAATCATTTCGTTCTTTTCAAAGAAGAAAAAAATTATCATAGTCCAATATCTGTAGTTTATTATGAATTTTATAATAATTTAAATGAGCTAAAAAAAACAATTTTAGAAAATAATAACCGTATGCAATGTGTAGTATCTAAAAATTTTTTAGAAGAAGAAATCCCTTTTGGAAAAACTCAGTATCCAAAACTAGAAGACTATGCGGATAAAATCGATACACTTCAATTTTTGAATTGA
- the ribD gene encoding bifunctional diaminohydroxyphosphoribosylaminopyrimidine deaminase/5-amino-6-(5-phosphoribosylamino)uracil reductase RibD has translation MKYKEIFMKRAIQLAKYGLGLTSPNPMVGCVIERNGIILSEGWHYKKEMYHAEFLAINNIKDECLLFNCTLYVTLEPCVHFGETPPCVDLIIKKNIPRVVVGIQDPCDKVKGLGIKKLKKYGIEVIENVLMDKCRILNKRFFTFYEKNRPYIILKWAQSNDGFIYSENIKDNRISGIHARQLNHKWRSEEDGILVGRKTVLNDNPKLNVRKWFGKNPVRIFIDQKLSISNSHFILDGSQYTIVFTEKQKKNQENIEYIQISFEKKIINQILNFLHKKKILSLIVEGGKKTLENFIQENIWDECRTFICDVVLKSGLKAPEITEIKGIVSKKMNLNKDQLIIKLNYQFKN, from the coding sequence ATGAAATATAAAGAAATTTTTATGAAAAGAGCTATTCAATTAGCTAAATATGGATTAGGACTTACCTCCCCAAATCCTATGGTTGGATGTGTGATAGAAAGAAATGGTATCATTTTGTCAGAAGGATGGCATTATAAAAAGGAAATGTATCATGCTGAATTTTTAGCTATTAATAATATAAAAGATGAATGTTTATTGTTTAATTGTACTTTATATGTAACATTAGAACCATGTGTTCATTTTGGAGAGACCCCTCCTTGTGTTGATTTGATAATTAAAAAAAATATTCCAAGAGTCGTAGTAGGAATACAAGATCCTTGTGATAAAGTAAAAGGATTAGGAATAAAAAAATTAAAGAAATATGGAATTGAAGTTATAGAAAACGTTTTAATGGATAAATGTAGAATTTTAAATAAACGTTTTTTTACTTTCTATGAAAAAAATCGTCCTTATATCATTTTAAAATGGGCACAAAGTAATGATGGTTTTATATATTCAGAAAATATAAAAGATAATCGGATTAGCGGAATACATGCTAGACAACTTAATCACAAATGGAGATCTGAGGAAGATGGAATTTTAGTAGGAAGAAAAACTGTATTGAACGATAATCCAAAGTTAAATGTTAGAAAATGGTTTGGTAAAAATCCTGTTAGAATTTTTATTGATCAAAAACTAAGTATTTCTAATTCTCATTTTATTTTAGATGGGTCTCAGTATACTATTGTATTTACGGAAAAACAAAAAAAAAATCAAGAGAATATAGAATATATTCAAATCTCTTTTGAAAAGAAAATAATAAATCAAATATTAAATTTTTTACACAAAAAAAAAATATTATCTTTAATAGTAGAAGGAGGAAAAAAAACTTTAGAAAATTTTATACAAGAAAATATTTGGGATGAATGTCGTACTTTTATATGCGATGTAGTATTAAAAAGTGGCCTAAAAGCACCTGAAATAACTGAAATAAAAGGAATAGTATCGAAAAAAATGAATCTAAATAAAGATCAACTGATTATTAAACTGAATTATCAATTCAAAAATTGA
- a CDS encoding 4Fe-4S dicluster domain-containing protein: protein MSIKITEKCINCGACEPECPNQAIYEGGKKWRMSDGTSLKKKNKILDPNIFQEPKKKDIYFIVPEKCTECVGFYEEPQCVIVCPVQCCIPDKKNSEDKDKLIKKKNFLHGSLS from the coding sequence ATGTCCATAAAAATTACAGAAAAATGTATAAATTGTGGTGCCTGTGAACCCGAATGTCCTAATCAAGCAATTTATGAAGGAGGAAAAAAATGGAGAATGTCAGATGGGACTTCTTTAAAGAAAAAAAATAAAATATTGGATCCGAATATATTTCAAGAGCCCAAAAAAAAAGATATATATTTTATTGTTCCAGAAAAATGTACAGAATGTGTAGGGTTTTATGAAGAACCACAATGTGTTATAGTTTGCCCAGTTCAATGTTGTATTCCAGATAAAAAAAATTCTGAGGATAAAGATAAACTTATTAAAAAAAAGAATTTTTTGCATGGAAGTCTTAGTTAA
- a CDS encoding uracil-DNA glycosylase, with product MTLVGVENRNWSSLLKDEYHKPYFIKLLKILRVEYNRFICFPKQENIFSCFKYCSFQKLKVVIIGQDPYHKKDQADGLCFSVPDGAPFPPSLKNIFTEVNNCFNYNKYPISGSLIHWAKQGVLLLNSILTVRKDCPLSHKNIGWEFFTDVIIRTVSNRKKNIVFLLWGKHAQKKISLINSFHNHYILKTSHPSPFSAHMGFLGSKHFEKTNTFLKKVGIETIFWS from the coding sequence ATGACACTAGTAGGAGTAGAAAATAGGAATTGGAGCTCCTTATTAAAGGATGAATATCATAAACCTTATTTTATAAAACTATTAAAGATTCTTAGGGTTGAGTATAATCGTTTTATTTGTTTTCCTAAGCAAGAAAATATTTTTTCTTGTTTCAAATATTGTTCTTTTCAAAAATTAAAAGTAGTTATTATAGGACAAGATCCTTACCATAAAAAGGATCAAGCTGATGGTCTTTGTTTTTCTGTTCCTGATGGGGCCCCTTTTCCTCCTTCATTAAAAAATATATTTACAGAAGTGAATAATTGTTTTAATTATAATAAATACCCTATTAGTGGATCTTTAATTCATTGGGCGAAACAAGGAGTCTTATTGTTAAATTCAATATTAACAGTCAGAAAAGACTGTCCCTTATCTCATAAAAATATAGGATGGGAATTTTTTACAGACGTAATAATACGAACTGTTTCTAATAGAAAAAAAAACATAGTTTTTCTTTTATGGGGGAAACATGCTCAAAAAAAAATATCTTTAATTAACTCTTTTCATAATCATTACATTCTAAAAACTTCTCATCCATCTCCTTTTTCTGCTCATATGGGTTTTTTGGGATCTAAACATTTTGAAAAAACCAATACTTTTTTAAAAAAAGTAGGAATAGAAACTATTTTTTGGAGTTAG
- a CDS encoding shikimate dehydrogenase family protein has product MVDEKRIIYGLIGRDIKYSFSRKFFLEKFKRESIVNVDYEIFDIPKIENVSFIFQNPYLKGCNVTIPYKTSVIPFLTKITPEAKSIGSVNVIKINNKCRTGFNTDVLGFEYSFQKNLNRFVNKKNLKALVLGSGGVSKTISFVLKKLQIPYQCVSRKKNIGFLVYEDINQSLLKEYKIIINCTPVGTYPDINSCPYLPYQYVSSEHYFYDLVYNPNKTLFLRNAEKKGALIKNGLEMLYIQAEESWKIWKNNKIHEI; this is encoded by the coding sequence ATGGTAGATGAAAAAAGAATAATCTATGGTTTGATAGGAAGAGATATAAAATATTCTTTTTCTAGAAAATTTTTTTTAGAAAAATTTAAAAGAGAATCAATTGTAAATGTAGATTATGAAATTTTTGATATTCCAAAAATAGAAAATGTATCGTTTATATTTCAAAATCCTTATTTAAAAGGATGTAATGTAACTATCCCTTATAAAACAAGTGTTATTCCTTTTTTAACCAAAATAACGCCTGAAGCAAAATCTATAGGATCTGTGAATGTAATAAAAATTAATAATAAATGTAGAACGGGATTCAATACAGATGTATTGGGGTTTGAGTATTCTTTTCAAAAAAATTTGAATCGGTTTGTAAATAAAAAAAATTTAAAAGCATTGGTTTTAGGAAGTGGAGGGGTATCTAAAACAATTTCATTTGTTTTAAAAAAATTACAAATCCCATATCAATGTGTTTCTAGAAAAAAAAATATAGGTTTTTTAGTTTATGAAGATATAAATCAAAGTTTATTGAAAGAATATAAAATTATCATTAATTGTACTCCTGTAGGAACATATCCTGATATCAATTCATGTCCATATTTGCCTTATCAATATGTTTCTTCCGAACATTATTTTTATGACTTAGTTTACAACCCAAATAAAACCTTATTCTTAAGAAATGCAGAAAAAAAGGGGGCTTTAATAAAAAATGGATTAGAAATGTTATATATTCAAGCGGAGGAGTCTTGGAAAATTTGGAAAAACAATAAGATTCATGAAATATAA